From the genome of Impatiens glandulifera chromosome 9, dImpGla2.1, whole genome shotgun sequence, one region includes:
- the LOC124914215 gene encoding protein trichome birefringence-like 38 — MGGHNTPSKLSVFTPLLVFLLLLLLDQNQKGITTEAGVLLINNVGSSAKVGRRDKSPTTKPAPPKPKPKPAPPAAGCNLFEGQWVVENTSSSSSQSFSYESSKCPFIDPEFDCQKFGRPDRYYLKYSWHPDSCNNFPRFDGLEFLRKMKGKKIMFVGDSLSLNQWESLSCMIHASLPFNSNTSFARTQLISYVTFLDYEVTLYLYHSTYLVDIVREKIGRVLKLNSIQGGNVWKDMDMLIFNTWHWWTHVGKSQPWDYIQDGSTVSKDMDRLMAFYKGLTTWGRWVDQYVDPTKTKVFFQGISPTHYEGRDWNSRSKDCYGEQEPLLGETYPAGPPRAAIVVNKVLTRIKKPVFLLDITRLSQLRKDAHPSNYGGEHAGTDCSHWCLPGLPDTWNQLLYAAAMTMTDHD, encoded by the exons ATGGGGGGCCATAATACACCTTCCAAACTGTCAGTATTTACTCCATTGCTGGTCTTTCTCCTGCTGCTGCTTCTGGATCAAAATCAAAAGGGAATTACAACAGAGGCGGGAGTCCTTTTAATCAATAATGTCGGCAGTAGCGCCAAAGTGGGGAGGAGAGATAAATCACCAACAACAAAACCAGCACcgccaaaaccaaaaccaaaaccagcACCGCCGGCGGCAGGGTGCAATTTGTTTGAGGGACAATGGGTAGTGGAGAACACATCCTCATCATCATCCCAATCCTTCTCTTATGAATCTTCAAAATGCCCATTCATAGACCCAGAGTTTGATTGCCAGAAATTCGGTCGCCCAGATCGATACTATCTCAAGTATTCCTGGCACCCTGATTCTTGTAACAATTTCCCCAG GTTTGATGGGTTGGAGTTTTTGAGGAAGATGAAGGGGAAGAAGATAATGTTTGTGGGTGACTCACTGAGTCTGAATCAGTGGGAATCATTGTCCTGTATGATCCATGCCTCTCTCCCATTCAATTCCAACACCTCCTTTGCCAGAACTCAGCTCATCTCCTATGTCACTTTCCTG GATTATGAAGTGACATTGTATCTATACCATAGCACATATTTGGTGGACATTGTGAGAGAGAAGATTGGGAGGGTTTTGAAGCTCAACTCCATCCAAGGTGGCAATGTCTGGAAGGATATGGACATGTTGATTTTCAACACCTGGCATTGGTGGACCCACGTTGGCAAATCCCAACC ATGGGATTATATCCAGGATGGCTCCACTGTGAGTAAGGACATGGACCGTCTGATGGCGTTCTATAAAGGACTCACAACTTGGGGTAGATGGGTTGACCAATACGTTGATCCCACAAAGACCAAAGTCTTCTTCCAAGGGATCTCCCCGACTCACTATGAAGGAAGGGACTGGAACTCAAGATCTAAAGATTGCTATGGAGAACAAGAACCCCTCTTGGGAGAGACTTATCCTGCTGGCCCTCCTAGGGCAGCCATTGTGGTCAACAAAGTGCTGACCAGAATCAAGAAACCAGTCTTCTTGCTCGATATAACAAGATTGTCGCAGTTGAGGAAAGATGCTCATCCATCCAATTATGGAGGAGAGCATGCTGGCACCGATTGCAGCCATTGGTGCCTTCCTGGTCTGCCCGACACATGGAATCAGCTTCTTTATGCAGCTGCCATGACCATGACTGATCATGACTAA
- the LOC124914216 gene encoding uncharacterized protein LOC124914216, with protein MAGVPTASMKLLFVEMGVGYDQHGQDITKAAMRACRDAISSNSIPAFRRGSIPGVSSEQMNLQIKLGVPQTLQQFLDIDKVKSVFPYGQIENIEVVDGGLICSSGTQVEELGDKNEDCYIVNAAVYVGYS; from the exons ATGGCCGGCGTTCCCACCGCTTCAATGAAACTCCTATTTGTTGAGATGGGTGTTGGCTACGATCAACACGG GCAAGATATTACCAAGGCAGCAATGCGGGCCTGCAGGGATGCAATTTCTTCCAATTCGATCCCAGCCTTTAGAAGAG GTTCCATACCAGGAGTCTCATCTGAGCAGATGAATCTACAGATAAAGTTGGGAGTTCCTCAAACTCTTCAACAATTCCTAGATATTGACAAGGTCAAGTCTGTATTCCCATA TGGGCAGATTGAGAATATTGAAGTTGTCGACGGTGGGCTTATATGTTCAAGTGGAACTCAAGTCGAAGAATTGGGAGACAAAAATGAAGACTGTTACATTGTCAATGCAGCCGTTTATGTTGGCTATAGCTAG
- the LOC124916495 gene encoding protein CHUP1, chloroplastic-like: MVAGKVKVTVGLQRSAANTKTDASPKSTLPSPSSGKVTQKGAGAVFSRSFGVYFPRSSAQVQPRPPDVVELIRQVEELRERESRLKTELLEHKLLRESVSIVPVLENEISWKDAEIERNAKKIDCLETENERLRQDLEVLHIKAMEEKQANEQKAKVMQAEIMVLKKAVVELSRLESSKRLQNNDDSQRFQGLIDVSVKSNLIRNLKKGLKLHDQIDEKKSIIAVERQQPCNEIAETSEPLVRRPRLPRVPKPPPRPLSTPSSSCSIIIDAEKSSTEHKASTQPPPPPPPPRVTPPTRAAPPPPPPPHMVVKPGCEKVRRMPEVVELYHSLMRRDTRRESGAGGAPEAAASSARDMIGEIENRSTHLLAIKTDVETQGDFIRFLIKEVEDASFTDIQDVVPFVKWLDDELSYLIDERAVLKHFNWPEQKADALREAAFGYSDLKKLESEASSFRDNPRQPCSSALKKMQSLLEKLEHGVYNLSRMRESATKRYNLLHIPTNWMLDTGFVVQIKLASVKLAMKYMKRVSAELESNSSISGSCVEEEELIVQGVRFAFRVHQFAGGFDAETMRAFQELRDKARSCHVQRQNQQNQRYLCRTTTC, encoded by the exons ATGGTGGCTGGGAAGGTTAAAGTAACCGTGGGTCTTCAAAGGTCAGCTGCCAATACAAAGACAGACGCCTCTCCTAAGTCGACATTGCCGTCTCCTAGCTCCGGCAAAGTCACGCAGAAAGGCGCAGGCGCCGTCTTCTCCCGTTCCTTTGGAGTTTATTTCCCGCGCTCTTCTGCTCAAGTTCAACCCCGACCACCTGACGTCGTCGAGCTCATCCGTCAAGTTGAGGAATTGCGGGAAAGGGAATCACGTCTCAAAACCGAATTGCTCGAACATAAACTACTCAGAGAATCTGTCTCCATCGTCCCTGTACTGGAAAACGAGATCTCTTGGAAGGACGCGGAAATCGAGCGGAATGCGAAGAAGATCGATTGCTTGGAAACGGAGAACGAGAGGTTGAGGCAGGACTTGGAGGTTCTGCATATCAAGGCAATGGAGGAGAAACAGGCGAATGAGCAGAAAGCGAAGGTAATGCAGGCGGAGATTATGGTTTTGAAGAAGGCGGTTGTGGAATTGAGTAGACTTGAATCATCGAAGAGGTTACAAAACAACGATGATTCACAGAGATTCCAAGGGCTAATTGACGTATCTGTGAAATCGAATCTGATTCGAAATTTGAAAAAAGGGCTTAAACTTCATGACCAAATCGATGAGAAGAAATCTATTATCGCTGTTGAAAGGCAACAACCCTGTAATGAAATTGCAGAGACTTCTGAACCCTTGGTTAGGAGACCTCGATTGCCTAGGGTTCCAAAGCCTCCCCCAAGACCATTATCTACTCCATCTTCGTCGTGTTCTATCATCATAGATGCAGAGAAGTCGTCAACAGAACATAAAGCTTCAactcaaccaccccctcctcctcCACCGCCAAGAGTTACTCCTCCGACGAGAGCagctcctcctcctcctccgccgCCGCATATGGTAGTTAAGCCAGGATGCGAAAAGGTGAGGAGAATGCCTGAGGTTGTCGAGCTCTATCACTCTCTAATGCGGAGGGACACGAGGAGAGAATCCGGCGCCGGCGGAGCACCGGAAGCGGCGGCGTCCAGCGCTCGTGACATGATCGGGGAAATCGAGAATCGGTCTACTCATTTGCTCGCC ATTAAGACAGATGTAGAAACCCAGGGCGATTTCATTAGGTTTCTGATAAAGGAAGTTGAGGATGCCTCATTTACAGACATTCAAGATGTGGTTCCTTTTGTCAAATGGCTAGATGATGAACTCTCTTATCTG ATTGATGAGAGGGCAGTTCTCAAACACTTCAACTGGCCAGAGCAGAAAGCGGATGCATTGAGGGAAGCTGCATTTGGGTATTCTGATCTGAAGAAGCTCGAATCAGAAGCTTCATCGTTTCGTGACAATCCTCGTCAACCTTGTTCATCTGCCCTCAAGAAAATGCAGTCACTGTTGGAGAA GCTTGAGCATGGTGTTTATAACCTTTCGCGTATGAGAGAATCTGCTACAAAGCGTTACAATCTACTTCATATTCCAACTAACTGGATGCTTGATACTGGATTCGTTGTTCAG ATTAAGCTGGCATCTGTTAAGTTAGCGATGAAATACATGAAGAGAGTATCTGCAGAACTGGAGAGTAATAGTAGTATTAGCGGCTCATGTGTTGAAGAGGAGGAGCTGATAGTTCAAGGCGTTCGGTTTGCCTTCCGGGTACATCAG TTTGCGGGTGGATTTGATGCGGAGACAATGAGAGCATTCCAGGAGTTGAGAGACAAGGCAAGATCGTGTCATGTCCAACGACAAAATCAGCAAAATCAGAGATACTTGTGCCGGACCACTACGTGTTAG
- the LOC124916516 gene encoding phospholipase A1-IIgamma-like encodes MPNWRAMSGEKNWEGLLSPLDEGLRNYIIHYGEMAQATYDAYDSDESSKTGGNSKYPMDKLFSDVGLAKGRANKKYTITKFLYATASVPLFDKDTNWMGYVAVSTDDGKRELGRRDIVIAWRGTSEEIEWVTDASFFLQPAPIIFGDVHDDKPEVHRGFYLIYTSNNPESTFNKTSARDQVLEEVTRLLEIYKNEEVSITVTGHSLGAALATISAIDIAKNMTSRSPVTAFAFASPRVGNSEVRDSALSINNLRILRIENKPDVVPDVPNLGYANVGQVLIMDTRKSMFLKHNLFDFFSSVGMAHNLEVYLHGVSGTVDGGEGFKKKVDRDLSLINKYDDYLKTEYGIPGSWWNKTDKAGMVQQADGSWKLIKINDKTIIISRL; translated from the coding sequence ATGCCTAACTGGAGAGCTATGAGTGGCGAGAAGAATTGGGAGGGTTTATTGAGTCCATTGGACGAAGGCCTTCGAAACTACATAATTCACTACGGAGAAATGGCTCAGGCGACTTACGATGCCTATGACTCCGATGAAAGCTCCAAGACCGGCGGAAACAGCAAGTACCCCATGGATAAACTCTTCTCCGACGTTGGTTTAGCCAAAGGCCGTGCAAATAAGAAATACACCATCACAAAGTTCTTGTACGCAACTGCCTCAGTCCCACTCTTCGACAAGGACACCAATTGGATGGGATACGTCGCTGTTTCCACCGATGATGGCAAACGCGAACTAGGTCGGAGGGACATCGTGATCGCTTGGAGAGGAACATCCGAGGAGATCGAATGGGTTACCGATGCTAGCTTTTTCCTTCAACCGGCCCCTATCATATTTGGAGATGTTCATGATGATAAACCCGAGGTTCATCGcgggttttatttaatttacacATCAAACAATCCCGAATCAACGTTCAACAAGACGAGTGCTAGAGATCAAGTTCTTGAAGAGGTAACCCGCCTCTTGGAGATATATAAGAACGAGGAAGTTAGCATAACCGTCACAGGTCATAGCCTTGGAGCGGCTCTAGCGACCATAAGTGCGATCGACATAGCGAAGAACATGACTTCGAGGTCTCCCGTGACAGCGTTTGCGTTCGCCAGTCCCCGTGTTGGGAATTCGGAGGTTAGGGATTCGGCTTTATCTATTAACAACCTTAGAATCCTAAGAATAGAGAATAAACCGGACGTGGTCCCAGATGTTCCTAACTTGGGTTATGCTAACGTGGGTCAAGTGCTGATTATGGACACTAGAAAGTCTATGTTTTTGAAACATAACTTGTTTGACTTTTTCTCATCGGTTGGAATGGCTCATAACTTAGAGGTTTATTTGCATGGAGTTTCTGGAACAGTCGACGGAGGAGAAGGGTTTAAGAAAAAGGTAGACCGGGATTTGTCGCTAATTAACAAATACgatgattatttgaaaactgaaTATGGCATACCGGGTTCTTGGTGGAACAAGACTGACAAGGCCGGTATGGTTCAACAGGCTGATGGGTCGTGGAAGCTCATTAAGATCAACGATAAGACAATAATCATTAGTCGCCTCTAA